In Hippoglossus hippoglossus isolate fHipHip1 chromosome 11, fHipHip1.pri, whole genome shotgun sequence, the sequence TCAGCACACGCCTGGTTACTGCTGGGAGAAGCCATGTGTCCGATGCTGGGACCAACAATAGACACAACAGTGTCATTGGCACCGGGAGGCCAGTGCTTATTTACATCGGCAGCTTTAGCCCGTCTGCTAACAGAAGAAATAAATGCTAAATATGAATGTAGCGTTAACTTTGCAGCAGCCTGGCGTCTGTGTCAGGTCTGTGACAAGTTTGCATTAGCCTGTCTGGTGGAGATTAGTTAGCTGCAGAGGCTTACTGCACTGGAGGCTCGTTTCAGGTGTTCAAAAGGTTGCATCTCCGTTTATGCACATTAAAAATCTGCACCCCCCCCACAACACAGCGACGACACAAAGCCCAGATCAGGACTGAATTCTAGGCATGGCACACATCCACCTCGCAGCTGGGTCGCAGAGTGTGTGCACGTCCACCATGAAAAGGGATCGGAACCAGAGACCTGTGTGCGCGCACTGGGAGCAGCTGCTCTGGCTGCCGATGACACTGAAAATGCCCCTCGTCTCTCGCCAGCCCGCTGATCCTCCATGTTCTCTGGTTTCTATGGGTTGATTCACTTGTGGGTGACtctattcattttgcacatTAATGAATAGCTGGCGAGATTTATCCTCGAGCTAAATTGCTGATGACTTCATCTCGTGCTACGGCCCCTAGCAGAGCCCCGCATTGTGCCCTGGTCCTTTGACAGCACTGAATGAAAAGCCAGGGCACCATTGAGACAGCAACTTTCAGTCATAGttgcagaggagcagaggctgAAAGCGagatgtgtgtctttgtctggtCTTACTGGTggcttctctgtgtctttgccTGCAGGCGGAGACTCCTGCGAATGGCTTCTGTCTAGAGGACGCTACTTGGGGGAGAACGTATGGCAGCCTTATGGCTGCAtgatgcacaaatacaaaagcatgtgagtcacacacactgttgcaAGGTTACTGTATAATGTACACATTATATTTGAGACTAAGTGTGTAGCATTGATGggtgaggtgtgtttgtgtgtgtgtgtatatctgtcAGTAAGGATGTATGAGTAACCCTTGAGCTAAATAACCAATTTAGAAGATATATCACATGGACAAACAGCGTGTAATAGGATCCCCTTTTAATGAAGTTACTACAGGAGACGAACCATCAGGCAGATGGTGTGCAGATAAACAGTTTTCAGATTCCTcaccatacatttttttgtcttacaGCGAGGCCAAAACCTGCCTTGCTGAAAAGCGGGTGGCCTTTGTTGGAGATTCACGAATCAGGCAGCTATTTTACTCCTTTGTCAAAATTATAGACCCTGAAAGGAGAGAGGATGGAAACAAGGTAAATATGAGAAACGGCAGCATGTGAACCCTTCTTGTCTGTTAATCTTTCAgacgacagacacaaaaaggaGTAGGGTATCTATAGATCTACATATTTAAAGCACAGCTACATAAAAGCATTGGTGTACACATAGTCAGACATTGTTCCATTTTCTCCCGGCTTGTTCCAGCCTGGCAACTGCAGTGTGGCTGATCCATTAAATGTTCCAAATAAGAATATGTTAGGTagagcagagagagatggagctgTCTGTATTAATCACAACAGCTTAGGAAACAGGGCTGCCGGTGTCTAcagttaataataattttacttGTACACTTTCCCAGTTCCCTCAAACATTTATTGACCAGGGGGGAAAACAACCCTCTTTCTCATTGGCTTTGCAATACTTTGCTTAAATGACACCATACCAAATGTAGGCCTGACTATTGTAGTGTACCATTTGCACTGCTGTAAATATAATGAGGCCCGTCAGACACAATTTTGATAGTACAATGGTTTGCAGAAAAATCCAGCACGGAGATGCATGACAATATGCAGCAGTCACAGCTATTTCTGTCTGATCTTGTGCTGTTAAAGAGAAGAACAGTATCAGCCTAACAgactttctctgtgtctgtccccATGTAATGTCTGAAGCATGAGGACATTTCCTTTGAAGAAGAGAGTTCTTCTGTGAATGTGGTGAGCTATttctggatgtgtttttttttttctctcctgttctcagtctgtaaaaacacaatcgctataaatctttaaaaaaaaacatccccgtttttttgtgtttaggACTTCCTGTGGTATCCAGAAGCAAATAATTCAATGAAGGAGCGTTTGATATCATGGACACACGTGAGTTCTGTTATTTAAAAAGTGGGGAGTGGAGAGAGTTTCACAGACCTGAAATTGTCAGGGTGGGTTGGATATGGATTTGCTGGTAACTGCAGATTTACTCCTGTGTTGCAGGAAGCGTCAGTAAAGCCAGATGTTGTCATCCTTGGAGCCGCCACTGTAAGCTGTATAAATAAGTGCTTAGCAGAGCTTGCACATTTCTtgataaacaaaataaagatgttGGCTGAGTTGTGTCAATCTTAATTGTATCTATTTATGTGCCCACTGCAGTGGTCCATCAAGTTGCACAGCGGCAGCAGCGAGGCCCTGCAGCAGTACAAAGTCAACCTGACAGCCATCGCTGTGCATCTCGAGAGGCTGGCTGACCATGGAGAGGTCTACTGGGTGCTGCAAGGTAAGCAGTTCTTCCACACTCCCAAATCTGGTAGAAAactcaagatggcagcttttTATTGCTCTGTTTACACCCGGCATTTACATGCATCCTGGGcgatctgatcacaagtggatcGCTCAAAGTGCAGTTGTGAAAGCAAAGCTCCCACACTTGCGTAGAGATCTGACTGCTCAAGCCAGATTTGGAGTCGGTCTGCACATTGACCACATCCTTTTAGCAATGTGTTTGCGACCTCATATTCAACGGATGTGGTCTGCATAAGAAGAAGTACCCATTCACCTTATAAAATTGTTAAAGTTCTTTTTGTCCACGACATCTGAAAAGTACCTTTTATTATAATAAGGCCACAGAGATATATCAAGAAACATCTTGGGAGACCAAGTCTGTGTTGCTCTGACTTCTTCCTCTTTAAATTCCCATCAGACTAGGAACAGGAAGTGCATTGCTGCCCCAAGGCAGTTAAAAGCAACAACACACTTGGTCTTTAAAACCAGAAGTGATTTACATGTTAATTTGCATACGAGCGGGGAAGTGAGACGTGATCATGCATCGCACGTGTGGAGATGCATTCTAATTCCAGGTGTGAACGAAAATCCTTAGAGCTGATCTGATCACCCCAGATTCTACTTAACACTAGACTGGCACGCAATAGAGCCCACACCTCTGTCAAGGACCAACAGTCATGgtagattcaatcaagctgctccaaATTTCATATCAGAGATATCAGATCCCTGAATATaccatattttttaaagatccATTAGTTGTCCTTGCataaattggtgaaaatgtcaaaaaatacccacacctcatccttccaccgagttttaATAAAATCAAGTTCTTGTTTAATCctactaacaaacagacaaagggcaatgaaaacataacatccttgcTGGATGTAATAAACAGAGCCTGTAATCATTCATCTTAGTCAGGGTGGTAAAACATTACTGCCTCTTCTCTTCACTACAATGATTCATCTCATATGTGATTGCCGCATCATTTCAGTGTCTGTTCGTATTTTTTGATAATTTCACACATGTGAATCGCAGACCTTTATGAATATCAACTTCTCGTATATGCACCTACTCATCTGAACCTTTCTTCACACCATCACACCACTGCCCTGTAGACCCAGTTAATGAGGAGGTGCTGAGTGAGAACAGGAAAATGATCACCAACCAACAGCTGGAGCTGTACAACGAGGCGGCGGCGGACGTGCTCAACAGCAGCAAGCGTAGTGGCAGGTCCCGGGTCAAGCTGTTGGCCGCGTCCCGTCAGGCAGCACTGGAAACCATCGGCCAGTCAGACGACGGCCTGCACCTGCCCGAAAGCACCAGGAATGTGGTAGGCAGGATATCATGTCATAATGTCACTGAATGTTTGGCAGCAcggttgttttttattgttaactTTGAAGGCTGCTCACATCCTCCTCACACCATCCCGTGTAATTCTCCTGTCAGGGGGCCATGGTGCTCATAAACTCCATGTGCAACAAGCTACTGAGGCCAATCGACGGCTCCTGCTGCCAAACGTTACCACCCCCCAACTTCCTGCAGAAAATGGCGGCGTGTTTCTTCCTGGGCTCGGCCCTGGTCTTCCTGGTCCTCCACGTCCTTGGCAACAACCGCCACCGCCGACCTGTGCCCCCTGATGTGGAGAGCCTCGAGGAGAAGAAGCCAGCGACTGCAGCTGTCCCCTTCGGTCCAAAGGCGCCCTTCCACGCTCTCTGCAGGATGGGCCTCATTATGGGCTATTTTTACCTTTGTGACAGAGCAGATGTGTTCATGAAGGAGCAGAAGTTCTACACACACTCCAAGTTCTTCATTCCGCTCatctatatatttgtgttgGGAGTGTTTTACAGCGAGAACAGCAAGGAGGTGAGACATGAAGTGCTCAGTTTAATTAATGTAATGATGCACAAAGTTTATTTTGAGTTTCTGAATTCAAATCCGGTTCAAATATGTTTCTCTCGCACAGACCAAATTACTCAACCGGGAGCAAACAGAGGAGTGGAAGGGCTGGATGCAGCTCGTCATCCTCATCTATCACATATCTGGTGCCAGCGCTGTGAGTTATAAATATGTCTCCTCCACAAATATGTGGGAGAAAGCTGCTTTGAGGAGGTGTTTattgatatttgtgtgtgttccagttCATTCCAGTGTACATGCACGTGCGGGTGCTGGTGGCAGCGTACCTGTTTCAGACCGGCTATGGACACTTCTCCTTTTTCTGGCTGAAAGGAGACTTTGGACTGTATAGAGTGTGCCAGGTGAGGGTACAGTCAGTCACTCAGTTACACTTTAACCAGGAAATTATGACTCAACCCAGCCCATATGTTTGTACTTCAGGATGACGTACCACCATCTTATTGACGACAAAGCAAATGTAGCTTTTTGTTATCATTTTTACCAAGTGTCTTTATGTAATCCTGTAAATCATTTACCCCACGCCAGGTGCTTTTCCGTCTGAACTTCCTGGTCTTGGTGCTGTGTGTCGTAATGGACAGACCCTATCAGTTCTATTACTTCGTCCCATTGGTCACCTTCTGGTTTGTCATCATCTACGCTACGCTGGGCATGTGGCCCCAGATCCTGCAGAAGAAAGCCAACAGTAGGTGTCATGACTGATTCCAATTAAAGAAACTTTCACTGTATTTGTTTCACTCACTTGCATCATAGTTCTCGAATATGTGAGTCAATACACACAATTATTCTACACAATAAATGTGATGCTTGTCACAAATGTCATCAGCAGGGTCACTAATGTCTGTCTTGTTTTCTGAACAGGCAGCGGGATATGGCACCTCGGGGTGTTGGCGAAGTTACTGGGCCTCCTGTTGTTCATAAGCTTCTTTGCATTTTCACAGGTGAAACAAAAATATCTTAACCTGATCAGTAAAGACTGTAATCTCACTTTAGTTCTGATTtggttaaacttaaaataatattatgCTGCAGGTTTTATATTGATTTTATATGAACAATCCCGTGTGAGAGGCGTTTATGGTGACGTGTCAATATAACTTGTTTACACAGCACAGTTTGAAAACAAGATTTTCAAATACAAGAATGCTGCATTTGATCATTGTTTTTGcctaaattataaaaaaaatggatggaTATACATAAAAAATCGGAATGGGAACTACATTTAACGTCTGAACTATGCTCTCATGTTTTTGGTTCAGGGTTTCTTCGAGAGCATCTTCTCCATGTGGCCCATCTCCAATTTCTTTGAGCTGAACGGAAGCATCCACGAGTGGTGGTTCAGATGGAAGCTGGACCGATTTGTAAGTCAAACGTTTGAGCATCAACCCGTTCTGTCAAATGCAAGATGACATTAGAAGCTTCTTCAAGTGGCACAAAGTTTTTGGAACTTGTAGAACAGCCTTGTTTGAATGTGTTACTCTTTTGCAGGCTGTGATCCACGGCATGTTATTCGCCTTCATCTATCTGGTGCTGCAGAAGCTTCAGGTGCTGTCCGAGGGAAAAGGAGATGCTCTGTTCCCTGGCAGGATCTCCAacctgcttctcttcctctctgtcgtCTCCTTCATAGTAAGACTTCTcatcttattgtgaaaaaattTGCCGCTTGCAACAGCAGCTTAGGAGAGGATTGTTACAGACTGAGGTGTTGATACTTGGGTAAATACCACACCTTGAAACTCAACCCCAACTGTCTGCTCTTTGCGTTATAAGAATGTTCTTACTTAAGAGTTTGCTCATCAGTTAGCTATGCAGAatgtaacacaaactcagtttAGTGACCTGATCTATTCATCTCACATGGATAACTACGATCCTGTGCCTCATATGTTGCacttccttgtgtttgtttaaaccGAAGATAAAGAACCTGTTACCCaactgctcctcttcctcgtttCTAGACTTACTCAATATGGGCCAGCAGCTGCAACACCAAAACCGAGTGCAATGAGATGCATCCTTACATCTCTGTGGTCCAGGTACaataattatcttttttatgGCTCTCTGCCTGTAATAACTGTTGATCCTAATACTtttgataatgtgtgtgtgtgtgtgtgtgtgtgtgtgtgtgtgtgtgtatatatagtgttttatatttgtgatTCTAGATGAGCTTCTAGATGAGCTTTTAGATGCCATGATCCAAACTGCATGACTGAATTTAGAATGTAATAACAAGGGAGTTCCCGGTTTTCTTAAGGCTGAAGATAGCACTGGTATATTTATAGTCGATCCCACTGGGGAACTGGGCTGAATATAAGGTCACCGACTGCATAGTTTAACTTTCTTTCACCCAAACCATGAGATTTGTTTGGGCCCTCTTTTGGGTTGGTCCTGTTTATACGTGACATCAGCATGCATCCTGGATCGTCCAGATAAACTGCCCAAGATGTTTCATTGTCAGAATAAATTTCTGTGAACTGGAGGAATTACATTTTCCCGGGACACATTCACATACAACCCACTGCTGAATATTGCCTGAGTGATTGGATCTCAATGCAGGTTGGGTGCATTTACGCATGTACTTTGAGCTGTTCACCTACAGGGTGGCCGCAGGTCCTTAAACATGATTAAATTGTCTAAAATCAGATTGGGTTGGATTGGATCACAGCCAAAGGTCACTGCCAATATTCCTCTCAGCTGCCAGACGATTGGTTTATGCTTTCTAGTAGCCAGCATGCTAGTTTGTTTATGAACATGGGGAAATCCAAGGTTAATGATAAATTGCTTGAGAATGAAGAGCACTTGTGGTGGTTAAAGCCAGTGCGTGGACCTGCTATTGAAGCAAACTGTTCCTTTTAAACTTGGGACAATGGGGATAAAGGCAGTGGAGTCACTTGTGGTGTGTTTTCCATTGCCAGTTTGGTCTTAGATTTCATTTCAAGTAGTCGTACAAAGTCTTAAATTGAGCTTGTTAGTCGCTGTAGACACCCTGCATGTTCAGACAGGTACAAAGAGGGCCTCTGTGACTGTATATCACACTAACTTGAGTGTGAATGACTCCTTTTACTTCAGCCCACAACAAATGATAAGAATCAGAACAGAACAGTCTGTCACAATACTTTGACTCTGAATGGTCTCTGTCTTCTGTTGTCCACAGATTCTGGCCTTCATTCTTATCAGGAACATTCCTGGCTACGCCCGATCTATATATAGCTCCTTCTTCGCATGGTTCGGAAAGATCTCCTTGGAGGTAAGATGGACGTTACAATACTTCAGAAACAACTCAGAGTCCTCACCGGctctgtgtgtgaggttgtgtgGCTCCCTGGAAGTAAACGATTTTAAAA encodes:
- the casd1 gene encoding N-acetylneuraminate 9-O-acetyltransferase gives rise to the protein MEEAVPGQVEPLRREQPPPPLHCTAAGCHGGAKMAVLAYSLGKREINQHFTIKNAKVISLTVVLLLLLFHAASRYHGGGDSCEWLLSRGRYLGENVWQPYGCMMHKYKSIEAKTCLAEKRVAFVGDSRIRQLFYSFVKIIDPERREDGNKHEDISFEEESSSVNVDFLWYPEANNSMKERLISWTHEASVKPDVVILGAATWSIKLHSGSSEALQQYKVNLTAIAVHLERLADHGEVYWVLQDPVNEEVLSENRKMITNQQLELYNEAAADVLNSSKRSGRSRVKLLAASRQAALETIGQSDDGLHLPESTRNVGAMVLINSMCNKLLRPIDGSCCQTLPPPNFLQKMAACFFLGSALVFLVLHVLGNNRHRRPVPPDVESLEEKKPATAAVPFGPKAPFHALCRMGLIMGYFYLCDRADVFMKEQKFYTHSKFFIPLIYIFVLGVFYSENSKETKLLNREQTEEWKGWMQLVILIYHISGASAFIPVYMHVRVLVAAYLFQTGYGHFSFFWLKGDFGLYRVCQVLFRLNFLVLVLCVVMDRPYQFYYFVPLVTFWFVIIYATLGMWPQILQKKANSSGIWHLGVLAKLLGLLLFISFFAFSQGFFESIFSMWPISNFFELNGSIHEWWFRWKLDRFAVIHGMLFAFIYLVLQKLQVLSEGKGDALFPGRISNLLLFLSVVSFITYSIWASSCNTKTECNEMHPYISVVQILAFILIRNIPGYARSIYSSFFAWFGKISLELFICQYHIWLAADTKGILVLIPGNPSLNIMVSTFIFVCVAHEISLITNDLAQVVIPKDSVALLKRLGAVGLLSLVVLLLARGSQSTPSP